One genomic region from Hippea jasoniae encodes:
- the flgL gene encoding flagellar hook-associated protein FlgL, giving the protein MRITDNILFNNFLFNINKINEKVFKNNEMMSSGKRLLDLSSDPIALSKVLSLKDINMRFDQYVTNINSANAYLDAEDTALSNADNLLHKAGVLLVDGANTINNDLASRTAIAENLDAIKDELVDSANTVFQGKYLFSGTKTDTKPIQNLPNEATVVDKQLSGDIKDIKIASVENFEDINQLEDDNYQVKIQNGILHLCRGDCSNPQNYVPIDADFSNEAEAGGNKLATYIDLNDPKVKEKIENGQWLDTGRGLKIKIELNSPSSDINSINSTVSLNYKSGGRNVYMGDENTRDVEYSDKLTSPINITAKDIYKPTNQTLKNQNELIDETTGDNITKSAKLVDVDLPPEFAKAIENVAQATNTDYRLKVGDKIVITGTDHDGNLVKGTFDITSNADINTLLSFARGLDSIEVLDTNKAFKTYAQRSITSATKLSEINDPNINAAISSTLILRGFDHSGNSVAVSFALQSSTTIGSIAQAIATNFDADVRINHGKIEIEDNHSSKSDLKVYAFTKNSKVPIFGSFDEVSLGGSGGFKDVDTEVKDGRIYFKDKRPSTSRFNINFSVVDSGGNLKPDIFGVFNIDKLGRGVDTFRAIENASYALKNPNSLNQISKPSSWQDISTMQVKITGKYLGSKNDQWSVKVAKVSNTQSTHFNAISKQQIEAIANSLSNNESKNVGMFEVDDSKGNVVAVVSLDVGKDDSGKYYYTIKTKKPQDPSKQIDYSKISSIDMISGTTIYNIKNQGISTTTQLADKLFGGLNGIVIQTEDAKADADFSNTTVNGIPGVKLNFLGPKDANVPAVFQKGDSFSFKLTNAVEQALGKVKDALDQVLTSRSIIGARTNRFQLAMDRVRYIKLSNTKTISELEDANIADVFSEFKRNQIVMQATLEVGAKLTSNNLFNYIQ; this is encoded by the coding sequence ATGAGGATTACGGATAATATTCTTTTTAATAACTTTTTATTCAATATAAACAAGATAAACGAAAAGGTGTTTAAAAATAATGAGATGATGTCAAGCGGCAAGAGATTGCTTGATCTATCCAGTGATCCGATTGCGCTTTCTAAAGTGCTTTCACTTAAAGATATCAATATGAGATTTGACCAATATGTGACGAATATCAATTCGGCAAACGCTTATTTAGATGCTGAGGATACGGCACTTTCCAATGCGGATAACCTTTTGCATAAAGCAGGTGTTCTACTTGTTGATGGAGCAAATACAATAAACAACGACCTTGCAAGTAGAACAGCTATAGCGGAGAATTTAGACGCCATCAAAGATGAGCTTGTGGATTCTGCAAATACGGTTTTTCAGGGTAAATATCTATTTTCTGGTACCAAAACCGATACAAAGCCGATTCAGAATTTGCCCAATGAGGCAACGGTTGTTGATAAGCAGCTAAGCGGTGATATTAAAGATATAAAAATAGCCTCAGTAGAAAACTTTGAGGATATAAACCAGCTTGAAGATGATAACTATCAGGTAAAGATTCAAAACGGCATTTTGCATCTATGCAGGGGTGACTGCTCAAACCCTCAGAATTATGTGCCGATAGATGCAGATTTTTCCAATGAAGCTGAAGCAGGTGGTAATAAGCTTGCGACCTATATCGATTTAAACGACCCCAAGGTTAAGGAAAAGATAGAAAATGGGCAGTGGCTGGATACAGGCAGGGGTTTGAAGATAAAGATAGAGCTTAACTCACCCTCCAGTGATATTAATTCTATTAACTCCACAGTTTCTCTTAATTATAAATCCGGTGGCAGAAATGTTTATATGGGTGATGAAAATACACGGGATGTGGAGTATTCCGATAAACTCACAAGTCCTATTAATATTACAGCCAAGGATATCTATAAACCCACAAATCAAACATTGAAGAATCAAAACGAGCTGATCGATGAGACAACGGGCGATAATATAACAAAATCGGCTAAACTTGTAGATGTGGATTTGCCCCCTGAATTTGCAAAGGCGATTGAGAATGTTGCGCAGGCTACAAATACAGATTATAGGCTTAAAGTTGGAGACAAAATCGTTATTACAGGCACTGACCATGACGGGAATCTGGTTAAAGGAACATTTGATATTACATCGAATGCAGATATAAATACACTTTTGAGTTTTGCAAGGGGTCTTGATAGCATTGAGGTATTAGATACAAACAAGGCTTTTAAGACTTACGCTCAAAGAAGCATAACATCTGCAACAAAGCTTAGTGAAATAAATGATCCCAACATAAATGCGGCGATTAGCTCAACTTTGATTTTGAGAGGGTTTGACCATTCTGGCAATAGCGTTGCTGTAAGTTTTGCACTCCAATCATCAACGACTATTGGCTCAATAGCTCAGGCAATTGCTACAAATTTTGATGCTGATGTTAGAATTAATCATGGAAAAATAGAGATTGAAGATAACCATTCAAGCAAAAGCGACCTTAAGGTTTATGCATTTACAAAAAACTCAAAAGTGCCGATTTTTGGAAGCTTTGATGAGGTCAGCTTGGGTGGCAGTGGTGGATTTAAAGATGTTGATACTGAGGTTAAGGATGGCAGGATTTACTTTAAAGATAAAAGGCCATCCACAAGCAGGTTTAATATCAATTTCAGCGTTGTTGACAGTGGAGGAAACTTAAAGCCGGATATTTTTGGCGTTTTTAATATAGATAAACTGGGCAGAGGTGTTGATACTTTCAGAGCGATTGAAAATGCCAGCTATGCTTTAAAAAATCCCAACTCTCTCAATCAAATCAGCAAGCCTTCCAGCTGGCAGGATATTTCAACAATGCAGGTTAAAATTACCGGTAAATATTTAGGCAGCAAAAACGACCAATGGAGTGTGAAGGTTGCTAAGGTTTCAAATACCCAGTCTACACATTTCAATGCAATAAGCAAACAGCAGATAGAGGCAATAGCAAACAGTTTATCAAATAATGAAAGCAAAAATGTTGGTATGTTTGAGGTGGATGACTCAAAGGGTAATGTTGTTGCTGTTGTGAGTCTTGATGTAGGAAAAGACGATAGCGGCAAATATTACTATACAATCAAAACCAAAAAACCGCAGGATCCATCAAAGCAGATCGATTATTCAAAGATCAGCTCAATAGATATGATCAGTGGAACAACGATTTATAACATTAAAAATCAGGGTATATCAACGACGACTCAGCTTGCCGATAAGCTGTTTGGTGGACTGAATGGAATTGTGATTCAAACAGAGGATGCAAAAGCCGATGCTGATTTTAGTAATACAACTGTAAACGGCATACCCGGCGTAAAGTTGAATTTTTTAGGGCCCAAGGATGCCAATGTTCCTGCTGTTTTTCAAAAGGGTGATAGTTTTTCGTTTAAACTAACAAACGCTGTTGAGCAGGCTTTAGGCAAGGTGAAGGATGCGCTGGATCAAGTTTTGACATCGCGTTCAATTATCGGTGCAAGAACAAACAGGTTTCAGCTTGCTATGGATAGGGTAAGGTATATTAAGCTTTCCAACACAAAAACGATTTCTGAGCTTGAGGATGCCAATATTGCCGATGTATTTTCTGAATTTAAACGCAATCAGATTGTTATGCAGGCCACGCTTGAAGTGGGTGCAAAACTAACCTCCAATAATCTTTTTAATTATATACAGTAG